Proteins from one Doryrhamphus excisus isolate RoL2022-K1 chromosome 19, RoL_Dexc_1.0, whole genome shotgun sequence genomic window:
- the chchd1 gene encoding coiled-coil-helix-coiled-coil-helix domain-containing protein 1, with amino-acid sequence MAAQGGMLLHHKVSRLLSKENGKPVLKPNKPLILKDGVANRKPKKGEATCITELSVMMACWKQNNFVDSLCSREMGDFYTCVQKTRAAMKNTSGQTSLSGGRLLPKQATTLLKRYPNILAEI; translated from the exons ATGGCGGCGCAGGGTGGAATGTTGTTACATCACAAGGTCAGCAGGTTGCTGAGCAAAGAGAACGGGAAACCTGTTCTCAAACCCAACAAACCTCTTATCCTCAAAGATGGCGTGGCTAATCGCAAACCAAAGAAAGGAG AGGCGACCTGCATCACAGAGCTGTCAGTCATGATGGCGTGTTGGAAGCAGAACAACTTTGTGGACAGCCTGTGCTCCAGAGAGATGGGCGACTTCTACACGTGTGTTCAAAAGACCCGG GCTGCAATGAAGAATACGTCAGGACAGACGAGTCTTTCCGGAGGACGTTTGCTTCCGAAACAGGCCACCACCCTATTGAAGAGATACCCCAACATACTGGCTGAGATCTAG